From a single Streptomyces liliifuscus genomic region:
- a CDS encoding Clp protease N-terminal domain-containing protein, with product MFERFTKDARAVVLGAVEHAERLRAETVEEQHVLLALLDREASRASFALMSLGLAERKESVEQALAEARRRGGLSRADADALSGLGIDVSEIVSRVEEAHGEGALRSRGGTGTGRGRGWLSGLVGGHRPFAQGAKDLLTESLRMALAQRDRYIGDEHLLLALAARPGVPAEVLADHGVTYESLRRVLYGGGEAKAG from the coding sequence ATGTTCGAACGCTTCACCAAGGACGCCCGGGCGGTGGTGCTCGGCGCGGTCGAGCACGCCGAGCGACTGCGCGCGGAGACGGTCGAGGAGCAGCACGTACTGCTGGCGCTGCTCGACCGTGAGGCCAGCCGCGCGTCGTTCGCCCTCATGTCGCTGGGGCTCGCGGAGCGCAAGGAGTCCGTCGAGCAGGCACTCGCCGAGGCACGGCGTCGCGGCGGGCTCTCCCGCGCCGACGCGGACGCACTCTCGGGGCTGGGCATCGACGTCTCGGAGATCGTCTCCCGGGTCGAGGAAGCCCATGGCGAGGGCGCGCTGCGCTCCCGCGGCGGGACGGGCACCGGGCGGGGCCGGGGCTGGCTGTCCGGACTCGTCGGCGGGCATCGCCCCTTCGCCCAGGGGGCCAAGGACCTTCTCACGGAGTCCCTGCGGATGGCTCTCGCCCAGCGGGACCGGTACATCGGCGACGAGCACCTTCTCCTCGCCCTCGCCGCCCGCCCCGGCGTCCCCGCGGAGGTCCTGGCCGACCACGGGGTGACGTACGAGTCGCTGCGGCGGGTGCTGTACGGCGGGGGAGAGGCGAAGGCGGGCTGA
- a CDS encoding helix-turn-helix domain-containing protein produces the protein MTEATDLAERAGDRDPRIGLRAVSALRRLLEQLEAVQVRSARNQGWSWQEIAAELGVSRQAVHKKYGRQ, from the coding sequence ATGACCGAAGCAACGGATCTCGCCGAGCGCGCGGGCGACCGCGATCCGCGGATCGGGCTGCGGGCCGTCTCCGCGTTGCGGCGGCTGCTGGAGCAGCTCGAAGCGGTTCAGGTGCGCAGTGCGCGCAATCAGGGTTGGTCGTGGCAGGAGATCGCCGCGGAACTGGGTGTCAGCAGGCAGGCCGTGCACAAGAAGTACGGGAGGCAGTGA
- a CDS encoding zinc-binding dehydrogenase yields MFAAYAARIDRDQPLNGLELGERPAPAARDGWTTVNVRAASLNHHDLWSLRGVGLAEDKLPMILGCDAAGVDEDGNEVVLHSVIGQTGHGVGPKEPRSILTERYQGTFAEQVSVPAWNVLPKPKELSFEEAACLPTAWLTAYRMLFTNAGVRPGDSVLVQGAGGGVATAAIALGKAAGLRVFATSRDEAKRKRALELGAVEAVESGARLPQRVDAVIETVGAATWSHSVKSLKPGGTLVISGATSGDRPSHAELTRIFFLELKVVGSTMGTKDELEDLLSFCAATGVRPVIDEVLPLDRAREGFERMESGELFGKVVLNTP; encoded by the coding sequence ATGTTCGCTGCCTACGCTGCTCGTATTGACCGGGACCAGCCGTTGAACGGCCTCGAGTTGGGGGAGCGGCCCGCTCCCGCGGCCCGGGACGGCTGGACGACCGTGAACGTCAGGGCCGCCTCCCTGAACCACCACGACCTCTGGTCGCTGCGCGGCGTGGGGCTCGCCGAGGACAAGCTGCCGATGATCCTCGGATGCGATGCCGCCGGCGTCGACGAGGACGGCAACGAGGTCGTGCTGCACTCCGTCATCGGGCAGACGGGACACGGGGTCGGCCCCAAGGAGCCGCGCTCCATCCTCACCGAGCGGTACCAGGGCACCTTCGCCGAGCAGGTCTCCGTGCCGGCGTGGAACGTCCTGCCCAAGCCCAAGGAGCTCTCCTTCGAAGAGGCGGCCTGTCTGCCCACCGCGTGGCTGACGGCGTACCGCATGCTCTTCACCAACGCCGGTGTACGCCCCGGCGACTCGGTTCTCGTGCAGGGCGCCGGAGGCGGTGTCGCCACCGCCGCGATCGCGCTCGGCAAGGCGGCGGGGCTGCGGGTCTTCGCGACCAGCCGTGACGAGGCCAAGCGCAAGCGGGCCCTGGAGCTGGGCGCCGTGGAGGCCGTGGAGTCCGGGGCGCGGCTGCCGCAGCGCGTGGACGCCGTCATCGAGACGGTCGGCGCCGCCACCTGGTCCCACTCGGTCAAGTCCCTGAAGCCCGGCGGCACCCTGGTCATCTCGGGTGCCACCAGCGGCGACCGTCCCTCGCACGCCGAACTGACCCGCATCTTCTTCCTCGAACTCAAGGTTGTCGGCTCCACGATGGGCACGAAGGACGAGCTGGAGGACCTGCTCTCCTTCTGCGCCGCCACCGGTGTCCGGCCCGTCATCGACGAGGTCCTTCCGCTGGACCGCGCCCGCGAGGGCTTCGAGCGGATGGAGTCCGGCGAGCTCTTCGGCAAGGTCGTTCTGAACACCCCCTGA
- a CDS encoding NAD(P)-dependent malic enzyme, with protein sequence MAAEIVNPRSDSSTDQEGGAEPLDSFDPAFALHRGGKMAVQATVPVRDKDDLSLAYTPGVAKVCMAIAEKPELVHDYTWKSSVVAVVTDGTAVLGLGDIGPEASLPVMEGKAILFKQFGGVDAVPIALDCTGVDEIVETVVRLAPSFGGVNLEDISAPRCFEIERRLQERLDIPVFHDDQHGTAVVTLAALRNAARLTGRSLGQLRAVISGAGAAGVAIAKFLLEAGLGDVAVADRKGIVSTDRDDLTPVKRELAAMTNKAGLSGSLESALAGADVFIGVSGGTVPEPAVASMAEGAFVFAMANPNPEVHPDVAHKYAAVVATGRSDYPNQINNVLAFPGIFAGALQVRASRITEGMKIAAAEALASVVGDDLAADYVIPSPFDERVAPAVTAAVAAAARAEGVARR encoded by the coding sequence GTGGCAGCGGAGATCGTCAATCCTCGCAGCGACAGCAGTACGGACCAGGAAGGCGGGGCCGAGCCCCTCGATTCCTTCGACCCGGCATTCGCGCTGCACCGCGGCGGCAAGATGGCCGTGCAGGCCACGGTGCCCGTCCGTGACAAGGACGACCTGTCCCTGGCGTACACGCCCGGCGTCGCGAAGGTCTGCATGGCCATCGCGGAGAAGCCGGAACTCGTCCACGACTACACGTGGAAGTCGTCCGTGGTCGCCGTCGTGACCGACGGCACCGCCGTGCTCGGGCTCGGTGACATCGGGCCCGAGGCCTCCCTCCCCGTGATGGAGGGCAAGGCGATCCTGTTCAAGCAGTTCGGCGGGGTCGATGCCGTGCCGATCGCGCTCGACTGCACCGGCGTCGACGAGATCGTCGAGACCGTGGTGCGGCTCGCGCCGTCCTTCGGTGGCGTGAACCTGGAGGACATCTCGGCGCCCCGGTGCTTCGAGATCGAGCGGCGGCTGCAGGAGCGGCTCGACATCCCCGTCTTCCACGACGACCAGCACGGCACGGCCGTCGTCACGCTGGCGGCCCTGCGGAACGCCGCGCGGCTGACCGGGCGGAGCCTCGGCCAGCTGCGGGCCGTCATCTCGGGCGCGGGTGCGGCCGGGGTCGCCATCGCCAAGTTCCTGCTGGAGGCGGGGCTCGGGGATGTGGCGGTCGCCGACCGCAAGGGCATCGTGTCGACGGACCGGGACGACCTGACGCCGGTCAAGCGGGAACTGGCCGCCATGACCAACAAGGCGGGGCTGTCCGGCTCGCTGGAGTCCGCGCTCGCCGGGGCCGACGTCTTCATCGGCGTTTCCGGCGGTACGGTGCCGGAGCCGGCCGTGGCGTCCATGGCCGAGGGCGCGTTCGTTTTCGCCATGGCGAACCCGAATCCCGAGGTGCACCCCGATGTCGCCCACAAGTACGCGGCGGTCGTCGCCACCGGGCGTTCGGACTATCCGAACCAGATCAACAACGTGCTGGCGTTTCCCGGGATCTTCGCGGGGGCGCTTCAGGTGCGGGCCTCTCGGATCACCGAGGGGATGAAGATCGCCGCTGCGGAGGCGTTGGCTTCTGTCGTCGGGGACGACCTTGCCGCGGACTACGTGATTCCGTCGCCGTTCGACGAGCGGGTTGCTCCCGCGGTGACGGCAGCGGTGGCCGCGGCTGCTCGGGCTGAGGGTGTGGCTCGGCGGTAG